The Littorina saxatilis isolate snail1 linkage group LG13, US_GU_Lsax_2.0, whole genome shotgun sequence genome contains a region encoding:
- the LOC138946334 gene encoding epithelial-stromal interaction protein 1-like isoform X1 produces the protein MYGYQSWLDQDDHDSDRRYRSQSGNTGYGRKSYAGNADRGNRSLAGNTGNRGRFSTGKADRGNSSLAGNRDRFSPGNADRGDSSDDGECPQEESTSKSGRSACYTVISPDERRRRKMTEIADREARQYEEYKRNQTPRRFSYVGTCGQGQVWPKDEFTARQQQIRIHAQSKTSRILKEQERKQQQRQMEDRELQQKKAAARRKAEQNERREEERQHDLRSDMDQRMAVFLNRLEFQRAGSQPQQPSRSQSMRSNHAGYGMYNY, from the exons ATGTATGGTTACCAATCGTGGCTAGATCAGGATGACCACGACAGTGATAGACGCTACAGATCACAATCCGGCAACACTGGCTATGGCCGTAAGTCATACGCTGGCAACGCCGACAGAGGCAACAGATCATTGGCTGGCAACACCGGCAACAGGGGTAGATTTTCCACTGGTAAAGCTGACAGAGGCAACAGTTCATTGGCTGGCAACAGGGACAGATTTTCCCCTGGCAACGCTGACAGAGGTGACTCGTCTGATGATGGCGAATGTCCGCAAGAAGAAAGTACAAGCAA GTCGGGCAGAAGTGCATGCTACACAGTGATCTCCCCTGATGAAAGACGACGCAGGAAAATGACAGAGA TTGCTGACCGCGAGGCTCGGCAGTATGAAGAATACAAACGGAATCAGACACCAAGACGTTTCAGCTATGTTGGCACCTGTG GACAAGGGCAGGTGTGGCCAAAGGATGAGTTCACAGCCAGGCAGCAGCAAATCCGAATTCACGCGCAGAGCAAAACTTCAAGGATT CTGAAggaacaagaaagaaaacaacaacagagacAGATGGAGGACAGAGAACTCCAACAGAAGAAAGCCGCAGCAAGAAGAAAG GCCGAACAGAATGAAAGACGTGAGGAAGAAAGACAGCATGACCTGAGATCTGACATGGACCA gaGAATGGCTGTCTTTCTCAACAGACTTGAGTTCCAGAGGGCTGGGTCACAGCCACAACAACCCTCCAGGAGCCAAAGCATGAGATCAAACCATGCTGGATATGGCATGTACAACTACTAG